The following coding sequences lie in one Cyanobacterium sp. Dongsha4 genomic window:
- a CDS encoding cysteine desulfurase family protein, whose amino-acid sequence MRDRPIYLDGHATTQVDERVIKAMMPYFTEYFGNPSSNAHVYGWEAQAGVKKARDAIASAINAEPREIIFTSGATEANNLAIKGVAEAYFQKGRHIITVETEHRAVIEPCEYLQSLGFEITFLPVEKNGLLNLELLTKTIREDTILVSIMTANNEIGVIQDIEKIGAICRENEVVFHTDSAQAIGKIPLDVQKMNIDLMSLTAHKIHGIKGIGALYIRAKNPRVSIASQIQGGRQERGYRSGTLCTPQIVGFAEAINIALKEMEQENKRQKELRDYLWQELKHLDGIYLNGDLNQRLAGNLNISVEGVNGSALLLALQSQIAVSSGSACSSTSTKPSHVLKALGHSDELARASLRFGIGRFNTLEEIKETASFTLQTIKTLRR is encoded by the coding sequence GAGTGATTAAGGCTATGATGCCCTATTTTACTGAATATTTCGGTAATCCTTCTAGTAATGCCCATGTTTATGGTTGGGAGGCTCAGGCGGGAGTGAAAAAAGCGAGAGATGCGATCGCATCTGCCATTAATGCTGAACCCAGAGAGATCATTTTTACCAGTGGTGCAACAGAAGCCAATAATCTAGCCATTAAGGGAGTTGCTGAAGCCTATTTTCAGAAAGGCAGACATATTATTACAGTAGAAACAGAACATAGAGCAGTCATTGAACCCTGTGAGTATTTGCAAAGTCTCGGTTTTGAGATTACTTTTTTGCCAGTAGAAAAAAACGGTTTATTAAACTTAGAATTACTAACAAAAACTATCAGAGAAGATACTATCTTAGTGTCAATTATGACGGCTAATAATGAAATAGGAGTAATTCAGGATATAGAAAAAATAGGGGCTATTTGTCGTGAAAACGAAGTTGTTTTTCATACTGATTCTGCCCAAGCTATTGGCAAAATTCCCCTTGATGTGCAGAAAATGAATATTGATTTGATGTCTTTAACCGCCCATAAAATTCATGGTATAAAAGGAATTGGGGCATTATATATCAGAGCAAAAAATCCTAGGGTAAGCATCGCCTCTCAAATTCAAGGGGGAAGACAAGAAAGAGGTTATCGATCTGGTACACTATGTACACCGCAAATAGTGGGTTTTGCCGAAGCGATAAATATAGCTTTGAAAGAGATGGAGCAAGAAAATAAAAGACAGAAAGAGTTAAGAGACTATCTATGGCAAGAATTAAAACATTTAGATGGTATTTACTTAAATGGAGACTTAAATCAACGATTAGCAGGAAATTTAAACATTAGTGTTGAGGGAGTAAATGGATCTGCATTATTATTAGCATTACAGTCTCAAATTGCCGTGTCATCTGGTTCTGCTTGTTCTTCCACATCCACTAAACCTTCCCATGTTTTAAAGGCTTTGGGACATTCCGATGAGTTGGCAAGGGCTTCGTTACGATTTGGCATTGGACGTTTTAACACTCTCGAAGAAATTAAAGAAACCGCCAGTTTCACTCTACAAACTATTAAAACTCTAAGAAGATGA